A stretch of the Denticeps clupeoides chromosome 6, fDenClu1.1, whole genome shotgun sequence genome encodes the following:
- the nipal4 gene encoding magnesium transporter NIPA4, protein MTPEVTLSADSCGNVTVVRLVCPGQTSICTISAKTSINTMFSEGNNSTEVALAVDKWSNCNFWIGLTLAVLSAFLIGGSVILKKKALLRLAINGQTRAGEGGHGYLKDWLWWGGLLTMGSGEVANFAAYMFAPATVVTPLGALSVLISAVLSSYFLGESMNLLGKMGCVLSLLGSTIMVIHAPEEEGVTTLNEMTEKLLDPGFLVYACVLLVACLALIFYVSPRVGHTNILVYISICSLLGAFTVSSVKGLGIAIRTLFTDPHVIRHPLTWILLLALVGSIITQVNYLNKSLDTFNTLLVYPIYYVCFTTVVLTTSIILFKEWRAMSGVDIVGTVGGFLVIILGVSMLHLFKDVQVTLKELTSSLCQPRAGETPPCREDKHILIENIETLPPMRDEGPRVFIIS, encoded by the exons ATGACTCCCGAGGTGACGCTGTCCGCGGACTCGTGCGGAAACG tcACCGTCGTCCGATTAGTGTGCCCAGGTCAAACCTCCATTTGCACCATCAGTGCGAAGACCTCCATCAACACAATGTTTTCTGAGGGGAACAACTCCACTGAAGTGGCCCTGGCAGTCGACAAATGGAGCAACTGCAACTTCTGGATCGGCCTGACGCTCGCCGTGCTGTCAGCCTTCCTCATCGGAGGCAGCGTGATCCTGAAGAAGAAGGCCCTGCTCCGACTGGCCATTAACGGACAGACCAGAGCTG GTGAAGGAGGACATGGCTACCTGAAGGACTGGCTCTGGTGGGGTGGCCTTTTAACTA TGGGATCGGGCGAGGTAGCTAATTTTGCAGCCTACATGTTTGCTCCAGCAACTGTAGTCACTCCCTTGGGTGCCCTTAGCGTTCTGATCAG TGCAGTCTTGTCTTCCTACTTTCTGGGAGAATCCATGAACCTGCTGGGGAAGATGGGATGTGTCCTGAGCCTCCTGGGCAGCACCATCATGGTGATCCATGCCCCTGAAGAGGAGGGGGTGACCACCCTAAACGAAATGACCGAGAAGCTCCTGGATCCAG GTTTCCTTGTCTATGCCTGCGTTCTACTAGTAGCCTGTCTGGCCCTCATCTTCTACGTCTCCCCAAGAGTGGGTCACACAAACATCCTGGTCTACATCAGCATCTGCTCCTTGCTTGGGGCCTTCACCGTGTCCTCAGTCAAGGGCCTGGGCATCGCCATCCGCACCCTCTTCACCGACCCGCACGTTATCCGCCACCCGCTCACCTGGATCCTGCTGCTCGCTCTCGTTGGGTCCATAATCACCCAGGTGAACTACCTGAACAAGTCCCTGGACACCTTCAACACTCTGCTGGTCTACCCCATTTACTACGTCTGCTTCACCACGGTGGTGCTGACCACCTCCATAATTCTCTTCAAAGAGTGGCGTGCCATGTCTGGCGTGGACATCGTGGGAACCGTGGGTGGCTTTCTGGTCATCATCTTGGGAGTGAGCATGCTGCATCTCTTTAAAGACGTACAGGTCACCCTGAAGGAGCTGACAAGCAGCCTGTGCCAGCCCCGGGCAGGGGAGACCCCGCCTTGCAGGGAGGACAAGCACATCCTTATTGAGAACATCGAGACCCTTCCTCCTATGAGAGACGAAGGCCCTCGTGTCTTCATCATCAGCTGA